Genomic segment of Candoia aspera isolate rCanAsp1 chromosome 2, rCanAsp1.hap2, whole genome shotgun sequence:
ttgtgatttggattgtatattgttttaattctgttgtttttattgtaacaTTGTAACTCCCAAGACCTGCGAGATTGTGGTGGGatcattaaataaatagattttgttGTGCACTATGGTATAGTTAACTGAACATGTTAATCTCTTGAATTCTTATACAGTAGTAAATGCTAAAGGTATGGGGCCCTCTTTGGTTGTGCTTTTTTCACAATATTCAGTTCATTATGGGGCACACATCCAACAATTGTTTCCATAGAGCAGTAGACTATCcctataatatttaatattggtTAAGTTCTAACTATTGGCTTATTATTGTACATGTGTTctgttttatgattattttatgtTTGTAGTGTATTCCTGAATATTCTGTGAGCTACTTAGATTTTGAATGACTGAATAGTGTAAAggcatttgtaataaataaatatttccccagTGGCTATGCCAGAACTATGCTTCTACACCTATGTGGAGTTGATGCCTTCCAAAGGATTAGTTTTTCTAGTTGGAGTGCTTTTGAATCCCTCATTGCTCTGGTCAAGAATGCCACTGCCAGCTTTGCCATTGCATCACCTGTGCCATTTCTGGAAAATGTAGGTTTGTCTGTAATGAAACAGAATGAATAAAGCATTTCCTATATAGATTCCTGCAGTGCATTTCACATGAAGCTGCCCTTGAATCTTTGGAAGTTCCAGTTAGTGCAGATATGACAGCCTTCTTGCACGCATTTTGTTGATAATCTTACGCCAGTGATATTTTTCTATCCCCTGCATTGATTACATTTATTTAAGTTCTGCTTCAGAAGGTTTCTTATGTTTCTCATACCCAAGAGCCGTTAGAATGGTAAAAACCTGGGACAGAACCTTCTTGTGGTAATAGCCCAATTATGCAGTTTTTATTCTGATTAGATTATGCCTGTTTGCTTTACTTTTAGGCAGATTGTTTTTTAGCTttgtactttttaaatgtttaaaattaaacttaatttttaaagaataggTTGTGTTCAGTGCCGTTTCTGTACTGGAAGATGGCTCAAATAGTTGTTGAAAAACAATGTTTGATTATATAGTTAATATCAGACCCATATCCTGGCAAAATTGTTAAATAAAGTGTTTGTCTTACTTTACCTGGGCTTTCTTTATCTATACATTATAAAATTGAAATTAGcattattttacattaaaaataattttaagtagTTGAAAGTGTTTCCTTAGCTAAAAGTAATTAAATATTTCTGTTGagcatttttactgttttatttggtttctttGAACACTTTTTTTGCAAATTCCTTGTATTAGTGTATCTAATATCTAATTAGGTCTGGAATTGAGAATAATTTAAGAAATACGTGAAATCTGATTCCTGTTGTCAGCTCTTTATCTCTAAAAGATCGGTACTTAAACATTGTGAGCATGCTTAGTTTGAAAATGGTACAACCTTCTGTTTAAACACCTAAATCATGTTTAACAATTAACAGTTTGCAATATTGTGCTAAGTAGTGTTTATACGAAAGCCCTATGAATGCTGGTAGAGCAAATGTTCACCAAAAAACACAAGAAATTTTATAAAGCTCTTTCATAACATACCTTAATTTCCAAAGGTGATTCAGTGGTGTACCCATCATAAagatgatcctcctcctcctgaggaTGATGAGAACAAAGAGAAACGAACAGATGACATCCCTGTGTGGGACCAAGAATTTCTCAAAGTAGACCAAGGAACTCTCTTTGAACTTATCCTGGTAGGTCGGCCTGGTATATCCTATTCCACTGATATTTACAGACTAATGAAATATTGCAGTATAACAGAGCTTGTGTGATTTTAGTGTCATAAATACATTGCAGTCTGTTGGGTTAAGCAAAATGCCTATGAAATCTAAAATATCAAATTTCAGAGCATGTATAATTGTGCCTAcaggatgcaaggctgagatttGCTCTATTTATCTCACAAGTTTAAACGAGATTAAAAATAAGTATGTTTCCTGGTTTGTAGTTCTTTGCTGTTTTTTGAAAGCTCAGCAAAACTAGTTGAACTATGAAAACTTGGAATATTGTGTCTTAAGGAATATGTATTCCAAAGTACAGAATTTATAACAGTACTGTGAATTTTTAACTAGCAGTTCCTATAAAGTCTGTAAATGAAAGAAAAGCTTGTTATTGCCATTTGCAATAATGTTTCTAGATCCTACAAGAAAATAGTTACATCAGGCTTCATTTTCAGTTATCATTGGTTGCTGTTGTGTACAATTACTGCTAGAAATATAATGTGCACCATTAAATAATAGAACACTAATTTGCAGAGTCTTTAATAATCTGTTGCTTTCTGTAAAGGCTGCGAACTACTTAGACATCAAAGGCTTACTGGATGTCACATGCAAGACTGTTGCAAATATGATTAAAGGAAAAACACCAGAAGAAATACGCAAGACCttcaatattaaaaatgatttcaCTGAAGAGGAGGAAGCCCAGGTATGCCAAgctcttttatttaaaagaagatCTGTTTGATATTTGAACCTACAAATATTTTAGCCTCTGTAAGCTAAAATAGTTGGTTTCTgttgattgagagagagagatatatatATTGCTTATGAAGCTGGTGTTGCAGTAAGACTCTAgaatgtttgtttttatagacAATGAATACTTATCCCTATCTGGGAATTTAGCCTTCATATGATTAACATCAAATGATGGAGAAAATGAATCTGTGCTCTAAGTAATTTGTCCCATTCACTGACCCTGCCATCATTCATATATGGGCAAAAGAAGTCTCAAGCAGCTAGCTTACTCTATTTGTATTAATACACTACTGCTATTCCTTCATTAGGGAGCTTAGAACTATATACAAAAACAGcctttatacatatacataatcaaatcaaatcttttttaTGCTCATAATCCAGCATATTAGACATATGCAAAGCCTAGCACTTCTAAGCTCTCTCCCTTGGCCCCTGTCACCTAGGCACTCTACCTTGTCCAGGACAAGATATTCTATGCAGAATAATTAGCTTGTTCTCTCTGATACCAAGATAATGAGTACAGAATAAGCAAAAATTCTGCAAAGTGCATTACCAGTGTGGGTCCACCAGGTAATTTATCCTTCACTAGGCCCTGCTTTCACCTCCACAGTTCCTTTCCTTTGAGGACCTTTCTTTAATTAAAGTTCTGGGAGGGGGTTGGCAGTAAACTCTGACCTTCCTTCTGATTCCCAAGTGGGCCTTCAGCTTTCACTTTCTGGCTCTTACCCAGAGAATGCattatgagatagatagatagatattgttaCAGCATTCCAAAAAGGCAAGGCATCTCCAACCTTTCATTGTCCCCCAAAGGATGATCCTGCCATTGATGCAGTCTCTCTCTGCAGATGTCTAATTGCTTGTGGCAGTTCTCCAGCTTGCTCTTAAAGAGATCAAGCTGATACCATTAAATTTTCTGTCTGGCCTTTACCAACTCAGTATGCACAGAATTAAGTCAATCGGCGTGGTTCCATTTCCCCTTCTCATAGTTCTAACTACACTAAGATTTAGCTCTTGAATCCAGttgtaggtaaataaataaattttctcccATATCAGAGGTAAAGAAGATGTCTTGGCAAAATGTATCTTTACTGTTGGTTAAGCATGAATTGGGATAGATTGCCTGACAGAGTCTAGATTTTAGACTAGAATCACCATATGCATGGCCTCTGAGTGGTGCTGATGAGAAAAATCCTTGGCAGATGGTAGCCTAAGTCTGTAGCTTAAGTCTCATTATTGTTAGATTCCAATTAGAAAGACTCAAGTCCAGTTTTTTAGTATGGAATCACTGTGTAGTTCTTTTTAATTCTAGCACTATCCATGTTTGACTACAAAGAGAATTTTCAGACACAAGTCCTACCGTTTATCCATTTGATTTCAGTAGATCATTTAGCATGTTGAAAATAACTGCTGGTATCCTGCAACCAATATTCTGGCTAATAAAACCCATTTCCCTACCCTGTATCTTTACCcacttttgattttcttttggcAGAATGAGTTTACCAAGTTACAAAGTTGCATGCACTCCGTTCTAAAGTAGTCATAagtatatttctgtagatatggATATATTAGTTTGGCACAATGgtacactttatttttaaatagtacTTGATATCTGGAAGACATCTGAAATGGAATTCATTGGAATCATGGGAATGCTAGTAATTCACAGGGTAAATATCTAGAGGAGACATTTGACATTGCTCTTAAGATGTAATTATGAGGTTTGTCTTTATTTTCAGGTACGCAAAGAAAACCAGTGGTGTGAAGAGAAGTGAAGCTTTGTGCCTGATACCTAACAACACTGTAAGAATTGTTCCAAATATCAGTTGCACTGCTCTGTTTATAATTGTTAATATTAGACAAATGCAGCAGCAAATGAAGTTGTACTAGTCTGGTGGTGTTCTATTTGCATGTGTAATGTTTGAATATAGATTTAAATCCTGTGGTTGAGTTTTTGCCAGTGTAATCTGATTTCcttattttccctcttctctaAATAAAACTAAACTCCATGCAGGTTCTGTATGGCAATTAGCACTGCACACTAGCCCTTCCATGCTTCTGAATGTTTCACTGTCACATTAAAATATTTAGGATGTCAGAATTCAGAAGTATCTGACATTGTAAATAAAACTACTTGCAAAAGTTTTGTGAAACTGAATCGGTGAAGCCTACTTTTATTCATGGAGTAATAGCTTCTCAGAGccacaaaatgttttaaaaaacaagttgGAATAATTGTTTTGGGATTTCTTCCATTCTACATCTTTTGTAGTAGAGACAGTTATTGTTAAAACTAAAATAAGTTTTGCTTGATACTTAACATTCTGATGCTCTAATATAGGTGTGACCCTGGTAGTGACTGGGCAGTTAAAGCCCTCTTCTGACTAAATACTTGTAGCTTCTGTAAAGAAGCATAGTATTTGGTTCTTAAACCAATAGAAATCTCTGTATTTGATTAAAAATAGATTTGTAAAAAAACATTTCTTGGACAGTGAATATCGGGCTTCCTATTAGTTAAGCTTCAGTATTTCCTTATAGCTATCGGAAATGCTTTATACTACTTTGAAAAGGCCTGGAACATTTGTACATGACATCAGATTGCAGTGATTTGTCACTGCATGCTGAGTGGTGATATTGATGTTGTATTATTTAGGATCAAAACACTTGCCAAAAGCTTAGtaattttttcattctttatGATTCTGTTTAGGGATTAGAGGAGTGATATGTAATAAGCAATTGAGCTTGTACTGCATTCCATTTTCTGTATGCACACTAGGTagaatataagttaaataaatatttactttaaagATCAGTGATGACCTTAAgcatttaataaagaataaagaattttAACATTTAACTATGCATAGCAATCAAAATGTATATTACTGGGTAATTTCACAAATTTGGTCATTATCAGAAGTAACAAagacatttttaagaaaaaggttgCCAAAAGGATTAACTTAATTACCAgtaatgttttaataataaacataagtggatttccttcaaaatatttcacACATCACTATAAGTTTCAGTTGAAGAATCTAGCGATGATGAAATGAGTAATGAATGGAGCTTTGCAAAGGCAACACAATTTGTCTCTTTTCAACATGTCAGGAATAGATGGGAGGGtggtgaaaaagaaaacaaaacaaattgaaaaCAACAATCTTAATT
This window contains:
- the SKP1 gene encoding S-phase kinase-associated protein 1, with translation MPSIKLQSSDGEIFEVDVEIAKQSVTIKTMLEDLGMDDEGDDDPVPLPNVNAAILKKVIQWCTHHKDDPPPPEDDENKEKRTDDIPVWDQEFLKVDQGTLFELILAANYLDIKGLLDVTCKTVANMIKGKTPEEIRKTFNIKNDFTEEEEAQVRKENQWCEEK